A window of the Streptomyces sp. NBC_01351 genome harbors these coding sequences:
- a CDS encoding class I SAM-dependent RNA methyltransferase gives MTEQNEKQSLVGEEYEVEVGPVAHGGHCIARTADGRVLFVRHTLPGETIVAKVTEGETDSRFLRADAITILSASKDRVEAPCPYAGPGKCGGCDWQHAKPGAQRRLKGEVVAEQLQRLAGLTPEEAGWDGTVMPAEGDKLPAGQVPQWRTRVQFAIDEDGNAGLRKHRSHDIELIDHCMIAAPGVSELGIEKQDWPQMATVEAIAASGSGDRQVVLTPRPGGRLPLVELDKPVSVLRVEEKDGGVHRVHGRPFVRERADGRTYRVGMGGFWQVHPQAADTLIKAVMQGLMPRKGEMALDLYCGVGIFAGALAERLGETGAVLGIESTKRAVEDARHNLADFPRVRIEQGKVDQILPKTGITECDLVVLDPPRAGAGKQTVRQVAGLTPRRVAYVACDPAALARDLGYFKENGYKVRTLRVFDLFPMTHHVECVAILEPMGKSL, from the coding sequence ATGACCGAGCAGAACGAGAAGCAGTCACTGGTCGGGGAGGAGTACGAGGTCGAGGTCGGCCCCGTCGCACACGGCGGGCACTGCATCGCCCGGACCGCCGACGGCCGTGTCCTGTTCGTCCGCCACACCCTGCCCGGCGAGACGATCGTCGCGAAGGTCACCGAGGGCGAGACGGACTCCCGCTTCCTGCGCGCGGACGCGATCACGATCCTGTCCGCCTCCAAGGACCGGGTCGAAGCCCCCTGCCCGTACGCCGGCCCCGGCAAGTGCGGCGGCTGCGACTGGCAGCACGCCAAGCCCGGCGCCCAGCGCCGGCTCAAGGGCGAGGTCGTCGCCGAGCAGCTGCAGCGGCTCGCCGGACTCACCCCGGAGGAAGCCGGCTGGGACGGCACCGTCATGCCGGCCGAGGGCGACAAGCTGCCGGCGGGCCAGGTCCCGCAGTGGCGCACCCGGGTCCAGTTCGCCATCGACGAGGACGGCAACGCGGGCCTGCGCAAGCACCGCTCGCACGACATCGAACTGATCGACCACTGCATGATCGCCGCCCCCGGCGTCAGCGAGCTCGGCATCGAGAAGCAGGACTGGCCCCAGATGGCCACGGTCGAGGCCATCGCCGCCTCCGGCTCCGGCGACCGCCAGGTCGTCCTCACCCCCCGCCCCGGCGGCCGCCTCCCGCTGGTCGAGCTGGACAAGCCCGTCTCCGTCCTCCGGGTCGAGGAGAAGGACGGCGGCGTCCACCGCGTCCACGGCCGCCCCTTCGTCCGCGAGCGCGCCGACGGCCGTACGTACCGCGTGGGCATGGGCGGCTTCTGGCAGGTCCACCCGCAGGCCGCCGACACCCTGATCAAGGCCGTCATGCAGGGCCTGATGCCGCGCAAGGGCGAGATGGCCCTCGACCTCTACTGCGGCGTCGGCATCTTCGCGGGCGCCCTCGCGGAACGCCTCGGCGAGACGGGCGCGGTCCTCGGCATCGAGTCGACGAAGCGCGCGGTCGAGGACGCGCGCCACAACCTGGCCGACTTCCCCCGCGTCCGCATCGAGCAGGGCAAGGTCGACCAGATCCTCCCGAAGACCGGCATCACGGAGTGCGACCTGGTCGTCCTGGACCCGCCCCGCGCGGGCGCGGGCAAGCAGACGGTCCGCCAGGTGGCCGGCCTCACCCCGCGCCGCGTCGCCTACGTGGCTTGCGACCCGGCGGCCCTGGCGCGCGACCTGGGCTACTTCAAGGAGAACGGCTACAAGGTCCGCACGCTGCGCGTCTTCGACCTCTTCCCGATGACGCACCACGTGGAGTGCGTGGCGATCCTGGAGCCGATGGGGAAGAGCCTCTGA
- a CDS encoding UvrD-helicase domain-containing protein — protein MTSTGVTLRLLDKADKEILRLPRAVKGAIYDFQHKFKENPYLRGLRLKQLEGHDRLWSARINDEYRILLLRLAETDWLIVSVKHRKEAYEKLDRLSYGINRITGGIEYVDLEIIEESVLRRAATAGRVGTAPAKPAPAAVPTPEPTPVPLFAAFSDEQLTDLGVAGPLVPVVRTLTTEDQLLGLAEYAPQLTSEVLLALHDGASYEAVLEQITHPVSASDPVDTDDFRAAAERPATMVTTTDEALREALEGGDFGRWKVFLHPTQSRLVEREYSGPARVGGGPGTGKTIVALHRVKHLVDRLPPGSNKPVLLTTYNKNLAADLKSRLLQLGGEDLLARVEISHVDQLALRVVREAEPGSVKQTLDESQALREWRAMLDELGETEWDAQFLHDEWTQVILGQAVVSRTEYFRARRAGRGKNIARAERAEIWQLAERFTQRLDRLGRQTWEQVAERAARLEMDRERRIQNIERQREEAGGLDNIHLQAGSAGWLRHRFQHIVVDEAQDLRAAHWKLLRAMTPRTANDIFLVGDTHQRIYGNQVTLGSLGIHIRGRSAKLTLSYRTTRQILGSALGVLSGESFDDLDGSTEDLAGYRSVLTGSLPQLYGCDDWESEQESIAALLADWISLPTPPAQIAICVPTNDMASELAYALAHKGIKAVEIGPEGPRGDEGVHIGTMFRFKGLEYQRMVIAGVRDGLVPREAVSRLRTSDAVRYRRELLRARSLLFVAATRSRDSLAIFWHGRPSPFLEPLMGLPVAGER, from the coding sequence ATGACAAGCACAGGCGTGACCCTGCGTCTGCTCGACAAGGCGGACAAGGAGATCCTGAGGCTGCCGCGTGCGGTCAAGGGCGCGATCTACGACTTCCAGCACAAGTTCAAGGAGAATCCGTATCTCCGGGGCTTGCGACTGAAGCAGCTGGAAGGACACGACCGGCTCTGGTCGGCGCGCATCAATGACGAGTACAGGATCCTTCTGCTGCGCCTGGCGGAAACGGACTGGCTCATCGTCTCCGTCAAGCACCGCAAGGAGGCGTACGAGAAGCTCGATCGGCTCTCATACGGCATCAACCGGATCACCGGTGGCATCGAGTACGTCGACCTCGAGATCATCGAGGAGAGCGTCCTTCGCCGCGCGGCGACCGCCGGGCGCGTCGGCACCGCCCCGGCCAAGCCTGCCCCGGCTGCCGTACCCACACCCGAGCCGACACCCGTCCCGCTGTTCGCCGCGTTCTCCGACGAGCAGCTCACGGACCTCGGCGTCGCAGGACCGCTCGTTCCGGTCGTCCGAACCCTGACCACCGAGGATCAGCTCCTCGGCCTGGCCGAATACGCCCCCCAGCTCACCTCCGAGGTGCTTCTCGCGCTCCACGACGGAGCGTCGTACGAGGCGGTGCTGGAGCAGATCACCCACCCCGTCTCCGCCTCGGACCCCGTCGACACCGATGACTTCAGGGCTGCTGCCGAGCGGCCTGCCACCATGGTCACGACGACGGACGAGGCCCTGCGCGAGGCGCTCGAAGGTGGTGACTTCGGCCGCTGGAAGGTCTTCCTCCACCCGACCCAGTCCCGGCTCGTCGAACGCGAGTACTCGGGCCCCGCCCGTGTCGGGGGCGGGCCGGGCACGGGTAAGACCATCGTGGCCCTCCACCGGGTCAAGCACCTCGTGGACCGGCTGCCGCCCGGCAGCAACAAGCCCGTCCTCCTCACGACTTACAACAAGAACCTCGCCGCCGACCTGAAGTCCCGGCTGCTTCAGCTGGGCGGCGAGGATCTTTTGGCGCGCGTGGAGATCAGCCACGTCGACCAGCTCGCGCTGCGGGTCGTACGCGAGGCCGAACCCGGAAGCGTCAAGCAGACCCTTGATGAGAGCCAGGCGCTGCGCGAGTGGCGGGCCATGCTTGACGAGCTCGGCGAAACCGAGTGGGACGCCCAGTTCCTGCACGACGAGTGGACCCAGGTCATCCTCGGTCAGGCCGTCGTCTCCCGGACCGAGTATTTCCGCGCACGCCGCGCCGGCCGGGGCAAGAACATCGCGAGGGCCGAGCGGGCCGAGATCTGGCAGCTCGCGGAACGGTTCACCCAGCGACTCGACCGCCTCGGACGGCAGACCTGGGAACAGGTCGCCGAGCGCGCGGCCCGGTTGGAGATGGATCGCGAGCGGCGGATCCAGAACATCGAGCGCCAGCGCGAGGAGGCGGGTGGGCTGGACAACATCCACCTCCAGGCCGGCTCCGCGGGCTGGCTGCGCCACCGCTTCCAGCACATCGTCGTCGACGAGGCGCAGGACCTGCGGGCCGCGCACTGGAAGCTTCTGCGAGCCATGACGCCGCGTACCGCCAACGACATCTTCCTCGTAGGCGACACGCACCAGCGCATCTACGGCAATCAGGTCACGCTCGGGAGTCTCGGGATTCACATCCGCGGCCGCTCGGCCAAGCTGACCTTGAGCTACCGAACGACCCGGCAGATCCTCGGGTCCGCACTCGGTGTGCTCAGCGGTGAAAGCTTCGACGACCTGGATGGCAGCACCGAGGACCTGGCCGGATACAGGTCCGTGCTGACGGGAAGCCTTCCGCAGCTGTACGGCTGCGACGACTGGGAGTCCGAGCAGGAGTCGATCGCAGCTCTCCTCGCCGATTGGATCTCGCTGCCGACACCCCCCGCGCAGATCGCCATCTGTGTTCCGACCAACGACATGGCGAGCGAGCTGGCTTACGCCCTCGCCCATAAGGGAATCAAAGCAGTCGAGATCGGCCCTGAGGGCCCCCGTGGAGACGAGGGCGTCCATATCGGCACGATGTTCCGCTTCAAGGGCCTCGAGTACCAGCGGATGGTCATCGCGGGGGTCCGGGACGGGCTCGTACCCCGGGAAGCGGTCAGCCGGCTGCGCACCTCGGACGCCGTCCGCTACCGGCGCGAGCTCCTGCGGGCTCGATCTCTCCTCTTCGTCGCAGCCACCCGGTCCCGAGACAGTCTCGCCATCTTCTGGCACGGCCGCCCGAGCCCATTCCTCGAACCGCTTATGGGGCTGCCTGTTGCAGGAGAACGGTAA
- a CDS encoding DEAD/DEAH box helicase, translating to MRPTLAAAQLRGSLTQYLTTTYALTDEDTRRALERFLEHPESGMFRGPYLRIRTPFHKAAAGWEKHLEWDPGFTPYRHQAKAYERLSTLHGPALPTLVTTGTGSGKTESFLVPVLDHCRREKALGRGGIKAVLLYPMNALASDQAGRIGDYLAQPELAQVTAGLYIGDRPDTDFRRVMTRREDMRQSPPDLLITNYKMLDLLLQRSEDRALWQDSRIQYVVLDEFHTYDGAQGTDVAMLLRRLAMTTGQSEPGRPLGSICPVATSATLGEAGPGAEPGGILEVAAQVFGMPFPSDAVVGEERMTPEQFTGPVNYALPEPPSPEEVIACSGGPDVVSRPDKLDLNALAARMLGQQGLSAFEIGRLLKQHDFTQGVLSLLDGDPLSEWELRDRLGRFGYAWGRTARENPRLALAALARFVALLSAARDPESDERRPRPLLHVETHLWVRPVGRILRGVGPGKPEFHWYEDDRARRSALPVVPADGGEEPETAQIGQVTRSHRAQSAIGADTTVRQASVRLPAVYCRNCGRSGWAAISPEADPQQLVMAHDKIWRASVGRDKRRVRYFIAATSAEQQDTLAAISQSRPATAGGQLPALILDGAQGTYRLPVIQDEGHLQDACFVLAITEKKAADKAAVDQRCPACDTDNAMRFLGTRLAALAAATVTQLFTGQEVALEAEERKTLLFNDSTQDAAHRAGYVANRSFTFSLRSLLARNLDESGRPVALNDLIGNVLDSVEDPQALAAVVPPDLYDEPGVDRLLSGRGTGDLRTWKLIGERLAFATVMEFGLRSRQGRTLELTRTAAAEVVIEDQHRVTMLARDVHMTLPGQMLGTGLPTSERYLAFVRGLLERVRLRGGLRHRWLEPWMKDAGVTRFKIWGGRPDGMPAFPDSVAAPRFLLDGEKGRSDFDSMTAKAGWYQDWARRCLGLDAPGAAEYLRRLLPVLVDEGLLAVRTAHDRATKVYGLQPGHVEVRLLEDDIVNKAFVSCEACGWQQVVHPSRRTRWYGHPCPRYRCRGQITAPQPGPATLSSSGATSFGGPRPRDYRDDYYRHLYRTGGTFRVVTAEHTGMLTRPQRERVERTFRDGTHYTDPNVLSCTPTLELGIDIGDLSAVLLGSLPKGPANYVQRAGRAGRKTGNALVVAFGGRRARDLYYLDEPREMIAGDIVPPGCYLSAVEILRRQYTAHLLDLAAPGRLTTNDGEQLQPAPRLVSALFGSTAWCQELADAALAHGATLVEAFLALFPSLPGRPDTGVSDQAAEELRKYACGGIVRALQEAEEEWTGRGEELRRRIRAIDTAMDQLVRSDPEQEREWRELRAERYATGNLLRDLNQTSAHGALVELGLLPNYTLSDTTTQLEATLYWTEQPETEGAKKTYHSEVRDYERSRRSALSELAPGNSFYVNGYKHVVRALDIGSPERRAWSVWRLCPACGYARTENAQADASPCPRCGGREIADAGCVQRVLEPKRVMSRDKRDDARVRDDKDERDSKRYAVLTTVDVDPVHLASGSWRHDTAVFGVDFTRHAVVRTLNLGLDRQDGSSTVPLAGADVRINPFYVCTSCGGATSEGRPVVDHHQDALTESVAAATKASAHHQLWCPRRKVRTSSPEGQGKGEDVPLLLAHELTTEAVRILLPASVARVKERLASFTAALFVGIAARYGGDPDHIDITAASMPDGHDPEWPRRFLVVYDRLPGGTGYLHRLATSDGFREVLTKAREVIDSCPCIEKGLDGCHRCLLRRVPASDYDKVSRNEVRQMFDELLGADGNDWATSPVADTHQIPLEQQAESDLEVMFMETLGEWAQQPSAKASADAYTTTAGTYSLDLRLTGTDGATVSWRVSQQRVLDGTRPDVLFERTDAPGPRIALYLDGYEFHAGPKHKDRLADDAVKRTRLRADGVRVFQLTYYDVKEWRTRVRDTGYASAGPENPVWVPYGEQGQKRARDYYAGVHGGLPGELSATLWVNPAELLLAHLRAPQAALWQRRAEASLAGLLGAGARIAALDPQAVGQQLLSALRGGTPQGPKGPVQVLSAFDAAGCVVAAAADGRHRPPVWTALTLLDDSDRVWSDESGHKRRWQGWLYWSNVLQFLEHGGGDSAQLTTSLLDGFSTEGLTVTGGAGWLESQRAERAVSEADSPRGIAEEGPQPAVPVSQPPRPSESGRNALWEQVLEFLDPEEPGLLPLTQGLFALGVAPPDAGYELDEHGWMAELAWPSARMAVVTAHRSAGGERDHDAEDRDRAFTAAGWWISTAASSSPRDIANLLAAAEGNDTDTNDGDQQR from the coding sequence GTGAGGCCCACGCTGGCCGCCGCGCAGTTGCGGGGCAGTCTCACCCAGTACCTCACGACGACCTACGCGCTCACCGACGAGGACACCCGCCGGGCATTGGAGCGGTTTTTGGAGCATCCGGAGAGCGGGATGTTCCGCGGTCCCTACCTGCGGATCAGGACTCCCTTCCACAAGGCCGCGGCCGGGTGGGAGAAGCACCTGGAGTGGGACCCGGGATTCACCCCCTACCGGCACCAGGCGAAGGCGTACGAGCGACTGAGTACGCTCCACGGGCCGGCATTGCCGACTCTGGTCACGACGGGGACGGGGTCCGGGAAGACCGAGTCCTTCCTCGTTCCCGTTCTTGACCATTGCCGCCGTGAGAAGGCCCTCGGCCGCGGCGGGATCAAGGCCGTGCTGCTTTACCCGATGAACGCGCTCGCCTCCGACCAGGCCGGCCGGATCGGCGACTACCTCGCGCAGCCGGAACTGGCCCAAGTGACGGCCGGGCTCTACATCGGCGACCGCCCGGACACGGACTTCCGCCGGGTGATGACCCGGCGCGAGGACATGCGGCAGTCTCCTCCCGACCTGCTGATCACGAACTACAAGATGCTCGACCTTCTGCTCCAGCGGAGCGAGGACCGAGCGCTGTGGCAGGACTCCCGGATCCAGTACGTGGTGCTGGACGAGTTCCACACCTACGACGGGGCGCAGGGTACGGACGTCGCCATGCTGCTGCGCCGCCTGGCGATGACCACGGGCCAGAGCGAGCCCGGGCGTCCTCTCGGTTCGATCTGCCCGGTGGCGACGTCGGCGACCCTCGGAGAAGCCGGGCCCGGAGCCGAGCCCGGCGGCATCCTGGAGGTGGCCGCGCAGGTCTTCGGGATGCCGTTCCCCTCGGACGCAGTGGTGGGCGAGGAACGGATGACGCCCGAGCAGTTCACCGGACCGGTGAACTACGCGCTGCCGGAGCCGCCTTCTCCCGAGGAGGTCATCGCCTGCTCGGGCGGCCCCGATGTGGTGTCGCGTCCGGACAAGCTCGATCTCAACGCCCTGGCAGCACGGATGCTGGGCCAGCAGGGTTTGTCCGCCTTCGAGATCGGGCGACTGCTCAAGCAGCACGACTTCACCCAAGGGGTGTTGTCCCTCCTCGACGGGGATCCCCTCAGTGAATGGGAACTCCGCGACCGGCTGGGCCGGTTCGGTTACGCCTGGGGCCGGACCGCCCGGGAGAATCCCCGTCTTGCCCTCGCAGCCCTCGCGCGGTTCGTGGCCCTGCTGTCCGCCGCTCGCGATCCGGAGTCGGACGAGCGCCGCCCGCGCCCCCTGCTCCATGTGGAGACTCACCTGTGGGTCCGGCCCGTTGGTCGGATCCTGCGCGGAGTCGGTCCTGGCAAGCCCGAGTTCCACTGGTACGAGGACGATCGCGCGCGCCGTTCGGCCCTGCCCGTGGTGCCCGCCGACGGCGGCGAGGAGCCCGAGACCGCTCAGATCGGGCAGGTGACCCGCTCGCACCGGGCGCAGTCCGCGATCGGTGCGGACACCACGGTCCGGCAGGCGAGCGTGCGGCTGCCCGCCGTGTACTGCCGCAACTGCGGTCGTTCCGGCTGGGCGGCCATCTCCCCGGAGGCCGATCCCCAGCAGCTCGTCATGGCTCACGACAAGATCTGGCGCGCCAGTGTCGGCCGGGACAAACGGCGGGTCCGGTACTTCATCGCCGCCACTTCCGCGGAGCAGCAGGACACGCTCGCGGCGATCAGCCAGTCCCGCCCCGCGACGGCCGGGGGGCAGCTGCCGGCACTGATCCTGGACGGCGCGCAGGGCACGTACCGACTGCCGGTGATCCAGGACGAGGGGCACCTGCAGGACGCCTGCTTCGTCCTGGCGATCACCGAGAAGAAGGCCGCCGACAAAGCCGCCGTCGATCAGCGCTGCCCGGCCTGCGACACCGACAACGCCATGCGCTTCCTGGGCACGCGCCTGGCGGCCCTGGCGGCGGCGACGGTGACCCAGCTCTTCACCGGGCAGGAGGTCGCGCTCGAAGCGGAGGAGCGTAAGACCCTCCTGTTCAACGACTCGACCCAGGATGCCGCCCACCGTGCGGGCTACGTGGCGAACCGCTCGTTCACGTTCTCGCTGCGCTCGCTGCTCGCGCGCAACCTGGACGAGTCCGGCCGGCCCGTGGCCCTCAACGACCTGATCGGCAACGTCCTCGACTCCGTCGAGGACCCGCAGGCCCTTGCCGCCGTCGTGCCGCCCGACCTGTACGACGAGCCCGGTGTGGACCGTCTGCTCTCCGGGCGGGGCACGGGTGACCTGCGGACCTGGAAACTCATCGGGGAACGGCTCGCCTTCGCCACCGTCATGGAGTTCGGGCTCCGCTCCCGGCAGGGCCGGACCCTGGAGCTGACCCGGACGGCAGCCGCCGAGGTCGTCATCGAGGACCAGCACCGGGTCACGATGCTGGCGCGTGACGTCCACATGACCCTGCCTGGGCAGATGCTCGGCACCGGCCTGCCGACTTCCGAGCGCTATCTGGCTTTCGTACGCGGACTGCTGGAGCGGGTTCGGCTGCGGGGAGGGCTCCGGCACCGCTGGCTGGAGCCCTGGATGAAGGACGCCGGGGTGACCCGGTTCAAGATCTGGGGCGGCCGGCCCGACGGGATGCCGGCATTCCCCGACAGCGTGGCCGCGCCACGGTTCCTGCTCGACGGCGAGAAGGGCAGGTCCGACTTCGACTCGATGACGGCCAAGGCCGGCTGGTACCAGGACTGGGCTCGCCGCTGTCTCGGGCTCGACGCTCCCGGGGCGGCCGAGTACCTGCGCAGGCTGCTTCCCGTACTCGTCGACGAGGGCCTCCTGGCGGTGCGCACGGCGCACGACCGGGCGACCAAGGTCTACGGCCTGCAGCCCGGCCATGTCGAGGTACGGCTGCTCGAGGACGACATCGTCAACAAGGCCTTCGTCTCCTGCGAAGCATGCGGCTGGCAGCAAGTGGTGCACCCGTCCCGGCGTACCCGCTGGTACGGCCACCCCTGCCCCCGGTACCGGTGCCGCGGCCAGATCACCGCACCGCAGCCGGGCCCGGCCACCCTGTCGTCGTCCGGTGCCACTAGCTTCGGTGGCCCGCGGCCCCGCGACTACCGCGATGACTACTACCGGCACCTGTACCGGACGGGCGGCACCTTCAGGGTGGTCACGGCCGAACACACCGGCATGCTCACCCGGCCCCAGCGCGAGCGGGTGGAGCGGACCTTCCGCGACGGCACCCACTACACCGACCCGAACGTGCTCTCCTGCACCCCCACGCTGGAACTCGGCATCGACATCGGGGACCTGTCCGCCGTCCTGCTGGGATCGCTCCCGAAGGGCCCGGCCAACTACGTGCAGCGAGCGGGCCGCGCCGGCCGCAAGACCGGCAACGCCCTGGTGGTGGCCTTCGGTGGCCGTCGCGCGCGTGACCTGTACTACCTCGACGAGCCGCGGGAGATGATCGCCGGGGACATCGTGCCGCCCGGCTGCTACCTCTCCGCCGTGGAGATCCTGCGCCGCCAGTACACGGCCCATCTCTTGGACCTGGCGGCCCCTGGCCGACTCACCACGAACGACGGCGAGCAGCTCCAGCCGGCTCCGCGGCTGGTGTCGGCACTGTTCGGCAGCACGGCCTGGTGCCAGGAGCTGGCGGACGCGGCCCTCGCACACGGCGCCACGCTTGTCGAAGCCTTCCTGGCGCTCTTCCCGTCGCTCCCGGGACGGCCGGACACCGGAGTCTCCGACCAGGCCGCCGAGGAGCTGCGGAAGTATGCGTGCGGCGGGATCGTACGGGCGCTCCAGGAGGCCGAAGAGGAGTGGACCGGCCGCGGTGAGGAGCTCCGGCGCCGAATCCGCGCCATCGACACGGCCATGGACCAGCTCGTGCGCAGCGATCCCGAGCAGGAACGGGAATGGCGCGAGTTGCGTGCCGAGCGCTACGCGACCGGCAATCTGCTGCGTGACCTCAACCAGACCAGTGCTCACGGGGCCCTCGTCGAGCTGGGGCTGCTTCCCAACTACACCCTCTCGGACACCACCACCCAACTGGAGGCCACGCTCTACTGGACCGAGCAGCCCGAGACCGAGGGGGCCAAGAAGACGTACCACAGCGAGGTCCGTGACTACGAGCGCTCACGCCGGTCGGCTCTTTCGGAGCTGGCGCCCGGCAACAGCTTCTACGTCAACGGCTACAAGCACGTGGTCCGGGCCTTGGACATCGGCAGCCCGGAGCGTCGCGCCTGGTCGGTGTGGCGGCTGTGTCCCGCATGTGGCTACGCCCGTACGGAGAACGCACAGGCCGATGCATCGCCCTGCCCCCGGTGCGGTGGCCGCGAGATCGCGGACGCGGGCTGTGTCCAGCGCGTGCTGGAACCGAAGCGGGTCATGTCACGCGACAAGCGGGACGACGCCCGGGTCCGTGACGACAAGGACGAGCGCGACAGCAAGAGGTACGCGGTTCTGACGACCGTGGACGTCGACCCCGTACACCTGGCATCGGGCTCCTGGCGTCACGACACCGCCGTCTTCGGCGTCGACTTCACCCGCCATGCGGTCGTACGCACGCTCAACCTGGGGCTCGACCGCCAGGACGGGAGCAGCACCGTGCCCCTGGCCGGGGCGGACGTGCGCATCAACCCGTTCTATGTCTGCACGAGTTGTGGAGGTGCCACCTCCGAGGGGCGCCCGGTCGTCGACCACCACCAGGACGCCCTCACCGAGTCAGTGGCGGCGGCGACGAAGGCCAGCGCCCATCACCAGCTGTGGTGCCCGCGTCGCAAGGTCCGTACGAGCAGCCCGGAAGGTCAGGGGAAGGGGGAGGACGTGCCCCTGTTGCTGGCCCACGAACTGACCACGGAGGCCGTCCGGATCCTTCTTCCCGCATCGGTGGCGCGTGTCAAGGAGCGTCTGGCGTCCTTCACGGCCGCTCTCTTCGTCGGCATAGCCGCACGGTACGGCGGCGACCCGGACCACATCGACATCACCGCCGCGTCCATGCCGGACGGTCACGACCCTGAGTGGCCCCGCCGATTCCTCGTCGTCTACGACCGGCTGCCCGGCGGTACCGGCTACCTGCACCGCCTCGCCACCTCAGACGGCTTCCGCGAGGTCCTGACCAAGGCTCGCGAGGTGATCGACAGCTGCCCCTGTATCGAAAAGGGCCTCGACGGCTGTCACCGCTGCCTGCTGCGCCGCGTGCCGGCCAGCGACTACGACAAGGTCAGCCGCAACGAGGTCCGCCAGATGTTCGACGAGCTGCTGGGAGCCGACGGCAATGACTGGGCCACCTCACCGGTGGCGGACACCCACCAGATCCCGCTGGAACAGCAGGCCGAGAGCGATCTGGAGGTCATGTTCATGGAGACCTTGGGCGAATGGGCCCAGCAGCCCTCGGCCAAGGCCAGCGCGGACGCCTACACGACCACAGCCGGAACGTACTCGCTGGACCTGCGACTGACCGGCACCGACGGGGCCACTGTCAGCTGGCGGGTCTCCCAGCAGCGGGTCCTGGACGGCACCCGTCCCGACGTCCTCTTCGAACGCACGGATGCACCCGGTCCGCGAATCGCGCTCTACCTCGACGGGTACGAGTTCCACGCCGGTCCCAAGCACAAGGACAGGCTGGCCGACGACGCCGTCAAGCGAACGCGTTTGCGCGCCGACGGCGTTCGGGTCTTCCAACTCACTTACTACGACGTGAAGGAATGGCGGACCCGCGTCCGCGACACGGGATACGCCAGCGCGGGGCCGGAGAACCCGGTCTGGGTGCCGTACGGCGAGCAGGGGCAGAAGCGTGCGCGCGACTACTACGCAGGCGTGCACGGCGGCCTCCCGGGCGAGCTGTCGGCCACGCTGTGGGTGAATCCGGCGGAGCTTCTGCTCGCTCATCTGCGCGCCCCGCAAGCTGCCTTGTGGCAGCGACGCGCCGAGGCCTCCCTTGCCGGGTTGCTTGGCGCCGGAGCCCGGATCGCCGCACTGGATCCGCAAGCGGTCGGGCAGCAGCTCCTCTCAGCTCTTCGGGGTGGCACTCCGCAGGGGCCCAAGGGTCCGGTGCAGGTGCTGTCGGCCTTCGACGCCGCAGGCTGTGTCGTGGCAGCTGCGGCGGACGGCCGTCATCGGCCACCCGTGTGGACTGCGCTGACGCTGCTCGACGACAGCGACCGGGTGTGGTCGGACGAGAGCGGACACAAGCGACGGTGGCAGGGCTGGCTCTACTGGAGCAATGTGCTGCAGTTCCTGGAGCACGGCGGTGGTGACAGCGCACAGTTGACGACCAGTCTGCTGGACGGCTTCAGCACCGAAGGCCTCACCGTCACAGGTGGTGCGGGCTGGCTCGAATCCCAGCGGGCCGAGCGTGCGGTATCCGAAGCGGACAGCCCCCGCGGAATCGCTGAAGAAGGGCCTCAGCCGGCCGTGCCGGTCTCTCAGCCGCCTCGGCCCTCCGAGTCCGGTCGCAACGCCCTTTGGGAACAGGTACTGGAGTTCCTCGACCCCGAGGAACCCGGGTTGCTTCCCCTCACCCAAGGGCTCTTCGCGCTCGGAGTGGCGCCGCCGGACGCCGGCTACGAGCTGGACGAGCACGGCTGGATGGCGGAACTCGCCTGGCCCAGCGCCCGAATGGCCGTCGTGACGGCCCACCGGTCGGCCGGCGGGGAACGGGACCACGACGCGGAGGACCGGGACAGGGCCTTCACGGCGGCGGGATGGTGGATCAGCACGGCCGCTTCCTCCTCGCCCCGGGACATCGCGAACCTCCTCGCTGCGGCAGAGGGTAACGACACGGACACGAACGACGGAGACCAGCAGCGATGA